A region from the Phycisphaerae bacterium genome encodes:
- a CDS encoding sigma-54 dependent transcriptional regulator: MGRVCVVDDKEVLRESIAETLSRDDHVVTTFGDPIEALEAIKSGSFDCVITDLKMPGMDGVTLLREMRAAECDASVIVMTAFGTIESAVEAMKLGALDYIQKPFEAEQLSLLVDRAIQHARLRSENEALKRSMTDGETREMIGDSPAMRVVRETIARIAPSNNTVLIQGESGTGKELVARRLHGASGRAGRPMLCLNCAALSSNLLESELFGHERGAFTGADRARKGRFELADGGTLLLDEVSEIPLPLQAKLLRVLQERQFERVGSSTTRTVDVRVIATTNRNLPDWVARKRFREDLYFRLSVLPLTIPPLRERRDDIPMLVNYFLTRAASRAGHPVLRVSDGAMRLLTDYDWPGNVRELENLCERASVLVLDGVLTEQIIVPWLNGIQRAESFPEKLRHGHIIEDMERLLIEKTLRECAGHRARTAEALGIGVRTLTLKLKQWREQDEARRSLLAAQSSGAMLVGSK; the protein is encoded by the coding sequence ATGGGTCGAGTCTGCGTTGTGGACGACAAGGAAGTATTGCGAGAGTCGATCGCCGAAACGTTGTCGCGGGACGACCATGTCGTGACAACCTTCGGCGATCCGATCGAGGCCCTGGAAGCAATCAAAAGCGGGTCGTTCGATTGCGTCATTACCGACCTCAAAATGCCGGGCATGGACGGCGTGACGCTCCTCCGCGAGATGCGGGCCGCCGAATGCGACGCCTCGGTCATCGTCATGACCGCCTTCGGCACGATCGAGTCCGCCGTCGAGGCGATGAAACTGGGAGCCCTGGATTACATCCAGAAGCCTTTCGAGGCCGAGCAGCTTTCGCTTCTGGTGGACCGCGCCATTCAGCATGCACGCCTGCGATCCGAAAACGAAGCCCTCAAGCGGTCCATGACTGACGGCGAAACCCGGGAAATGATTGGCGACTCGCCGGCAATGCGGGTGGTACGCGAAACCATCGCCCGGATCGCACCGAGCAACAACACCGTGCTTATCCAGGGCGAATCGGGAACCGGCAAGGAACTGGTCGCCCGGCGATTGCACGGCGCCTCCGGACGGGCCGGCCGCCCCATGCTGTGCCTGAATTGCGCGGCCTTGTCAAGCAACCTGCTGGAAAGCGAATTGTTCGGACACGAACGGGGGGCCTTCACCGGCGCCGACCGGGCCCGCAAGGGACGATTTGAACTGGCCGATGGCGGCACGCTGCTCCTTGATGAGGTCAGCGAGATTCCCCTTCCCCTCCAAGCCAAGCTGCTCCGCGTGCTCCAGGAACGACAGTTCGAGCGCGTCGGCAGCAGCACCACCCGAACCGTGGATGTTCGCGTGATCGCCACAACCAATCGCAATCTTCCCGATTGGGTGGCCCGGAAACGCTTCCGCGAGGACCTTTACTTCCGCCTCAGCGTCCTTCCGCTGACGATTCCGCCGCTGCGCGAACGACGTGACGACATTCCCATGCTGGTCAATTACTTTCTCACGCGGGCCGCTTCCCGGGCGGGGCACCCGGTGTTGCGGGTATCCGACGGGGCGATGCGCCTCCTGACCGATTATGACTGGCCGGGTAACGTTCGAGAACTCGAAAACCTGTGCGAGCGGGCATCGGTGCTGGTACTCGACGGAGTGCTCACCGAGCAGATCATCGTTCCGTGGCTCAACGGAATTCAGCGCGCCGAGTCGTTCCCCGAAAAACTTCGCCACGGCCACATCATTGAGGACATGGAGCGGCTGTTGATCGAGAAAACCTTGCGGGAATGCGCCGGCCATCGGGCCAGGACCGCCGAGGCCCTCGGAATCGGCGTGCGAACGCTGACCCTCAAACTCAAACAGTGGCGGGAACAGGACGAGGCCAGACGATCTCTGCTGGCGGCCCAGAGCAGCGGTGCAATGCTCGTCGGATCCAAGTGA
- a CDS encoding flagellar M-ring protein FliF C-terminal domain-containing protein, with amino-acid sequence MEFLRKIALQTKVHLQGLTTSQKLAIVLSVILIAVAVLALVRWAAEPAMVILLDQPLTPEASARIQQFLDAAGVKYELAGDVVRVPIDQRPRLLAQLTQQKLLPDDISLGFAKLIGEASNPWLPMQEQDRRWNVARCNELARVLREFNGIRDARVFVETATRRHVGQPNAQPTASVSVKLADGATLDKELVRAIAGFVSSAVSNLSIYNVTVADATTGRAAGVPRPEDGMDADDIDRRKAKEEYFANKIRELLSDIPVSVKVYCELEPESRQEIKEVYGKPVIATESTTSETDTTSTMAGEPGVVPNTTVSVAGGAPVNNHEKTTSDMTYKSEADKTVTQTKRPRDTIKSISASVTIPKSYLLNVFNLPKETSDQELDTASTSLREKIKKSVMTALAIPPDAEERVTVDWFPDAGALALAHLGSSGAGEGVMSMVSTHWDKAGMAVLAVLGLLMMLMMVRKVGEAPVLPGEDSPKAGRKGKLPVAEVEEEVPVSEAKETEPLLVGKEVDEETLRARQIVEQVGELIKGDPVSSASILQRWIEEANA; translated from the coding sequence ATGGAATTCCTTAGAAAGATCGCGCTCCAGACCAAGGTCCATCTTCAGGGACTGACGACCTCACAGAAGCTGGCGATCGTCTTATCGGTCATCCTGATCGCAGTGGCTGTCTTGGCCCTCGTTCGTTGGGCGGCCGAACCGGCGATGGTGATCCTCCTCGATCAGCCCCTGACCCCGGAGGCGTCCGCTCGTATCCAGCAGTTCCTCGATGCCGCCGGCGTCAAATACGAACTGGCCGGCGACGTTGTCCGCGTGCCCATCGATCAACGCCCCAGGCTCCTGGCCCAGCTTACCCAGCAGAAGCTGCTCCCCGATGACATCAGCCTCGGATTCGCCAAGCTGATCGGCGAGGCCAGCAATCCCTGGCTGCCCATGCAGGAGCAGGACCGGCGCTGGAACGTGGCCCGCTGTAACGAGCTGGCCCGCGTGCTCAGGGAATTCAACGGCATCCGCGATGCCCGCGTGTTCGTCGAGACGGCCACCAGACGCCATGTCGGACAACCCAACGCCCAACCAACCGCCAGCGTGTCCGTCAAGTTGGCCGACGGCGCGACTCTGGACAAGGAACTCGTCCGGGCGATCGCCGGCTTCGTCAGCTCGGCCGTGTCCAACCTCAGCATATACAACGTCACCGTGGCCGACGCCACCACCGGCCGCGCAGCCGGCGTGCCAAGACCCGAGGACGGAATGGATGCCGATGACATCGATCGGCGGAAGGCGAAGGAGGAGTACTTTGCTAACAAGATTCGCGAACTGCTCAGCGATATCCCCGTGTCTGTGAAGGTCTATTGCGAGCTCGAACCCGAGTCGCGACAGGAGATCAAGGAGGTCTACGGCAAGCCGGTCATTGCGACCGAGTCCACGACGTCGGAGACCGACACGACCTCAACCATGGCGGGTGAGCCGGGTGTGGTTCCGAATACCACCGTCTCCGTCGCCGGTGGCGCACCCGTCAACAACCATGAGAAGACAACCAGCGATATGACTTATAAGTCCGAGGCCGACAAAACGGTCACCCAGACCAAGCGGCCTCGAGATACCATCAAAAGCATCTCGGCGTCCGTTACCATCCCCAAGAGCTATCTGCTCAACGTTTTCAATCTTCCCAAGGAGACGTCCGACCAGGAGTTGGACACGGCAAGCACCAGCCTGCGCGAGAAAATCAAGAAGTCGGTGATGACCGCCCTGGCGATTCCGCCCGATGCCGAGGAACGCGTTACCGTCGATTGGTTTCCGGATGCCGGGGCCCTGGCGTTGGCTCACCTCGGTTCGTCCGGAGCCGGCGAGGGCGTCATGAGCATGGTCTCAACGCATTGGGACAAGGCCGGAATGGCCGTGCTGGCCGTCCTCGGGCTGCTGATGATGTTGATGATGGTCCGCAAAGTGGGTGAAGCACCTGTGCTGCCGGGCGAGGACTCCCCAAAGGCCGGAAGGAAAGGAAAACTGCCCGTGGCCGAGGTCGAAGAAGAGGTGCCGGTTAGCGAGGCAAAGGAAACCGAGCCGCTCTTGGTCGGAAAAGAGGTCGACGAAGAAACCCTACGTGCCCGGCAGATCGTTGAACAGGTGGGCGAACTGATCAAGGGAGACCCCGTGTCCTCCGCAAGTATCCTCCAGCGCTGGATTGAGGAGGCGAACGCGTAA
- the acnA gene encoding aconitate hydratase AcnA, with amino-acid sequence MAALRDDPFGVESTLVTQAGAVRFYSLSKLAACGTGKLDQLPFSIRVLLENVLRNVDGFQVTAEDVTRLAAWSPKPAEAEVPFKPGRVILQDFTGVPALVDLAAMRAALKRLGGDPRRINPEVPCDLIIDHSVQVDAFGRVEALRINQEIEFERNRERYAFLKWGQQAFDNFRVVPPATGIIHQVNLEYLAKVVLTRPAGGHTLAFPDSVVGTDSHTTMINGLGVVGWGVGGIEAEAVMLGQPIYMLSPEVIGFRLSGQLPEGATATDLVLTVTEMLRAKGVVGKFVEFFGPGLAEMSPADRATLANMSPEYGATMGFFPVDEQTLWYLAMTGRPVELIDLVERYCKEQGLFRGPNTPDPVYSDTLELDMSTVEPCLAGPRRPQDRVPLKVMKKQWRKDLTASYKIPDVATEKGVDTEWSGWRFKLNHGAVVIASITSCTNTSNPSVMLGAGLLARRAVEKGLACKPWVKTSLAPGSRVVTDYLIKAGLMPSLERLGFHVVGYGCTTCIGNSGPLPEPIADAITKGDLVVASVLSGNRNFEGRVNPLTKANYLASPLLVVAYALAGTTDIDLTCEPIGKGSDGRDVYLKDIWPGEKEIREAVERCVSPEQFSLCYARVFEGDELWRSVPCGGSELYDWDVNSTYIQEVPFFTEMATEAGSVQPITGARCLVMVGDSVTTDHISPAGSIKPTSPAGLYLQSLGVKPADFNSYGARRGNDRVMVRGTFANIRLRNLLAPGTEGCTTVYLPTGEQMSIYDAALKYRETGTPLIVLAGKEYGTGSSRDWAAKGPMLLGIRAVIAESFERIHRSNLVGMGILPLQYKPGRNRESLGLMGTETFDILGLSNDLKPRQDVKVVARRSDGAVVEFTTICRIDTPPEIEYYRNGGILQTVIRRMLRG; translated from the coding sequence ATGGCAGCACTGAGAGACGACCCGTTCGGGGTTGAGTCGACGCTGGTCACTCAGGCGGGGGCTGTGCGTTTCTACAGCCTGTCCAAGCTGGCGGCCTGCGGAACTGGTAAGCTCGATCAGCTCCCGTTTTCGATCCGGGTTCTTCTTGAGAACGTCCTGCGCAACGTGGATGGTTTCCAGGTGACAGCGGAGGATGTGACCCGATTGGCAGCATGGAGTCCCAAGCCGGCCGAGGCTGAAGTACCCTTCAAGCCGGGCAGGGTGATTCTCCAGGACTTCACCGGCGTACCCGCCTTAGTCGACTTGGCGGCGATGCGGGCGGCCTTGAAGCGCCTGGGCGGGGATCCTCGAAGGATCAATCCGGAGGTTCCCTGTGACCTGATCATCGATCATTCGGTTCAGGTGGACGCGTTCGGCAGGGTCGAGGCCCTGCGCATCAACCAGGAAATCGAGTTTGAGCGGAACCGCGAGCGGTATGCCTTTCTGAAATGGGGGCAACAGGCCTTCGACAACTTCCGCGTGGTGCCGCCGGCGACCGGCATCATCCATCAGGTGAATCTTGAGTACCTAGCCAAAGTTGTCCTCACGCGCCCCGCAGGGGGACACACTCTGGCGTTTCCGGACAGCGTTGTCGGGACAGACAGCCACACCACCATGATCAACGGGCTGGGGGTGGTGGGCTGGGGTGTTGGGGGAATCGAGGCCGAGGCGGTCATGCTCGGGCAGCCGATCTATATGCTCAGCCCTGAGGTGATCGGATTCAGACTGTCCGGCCAGCTCCCGGAGGGGGCGACGGCCACGGATCTTGTGCTGACGGTCACTGAGATGCTGAGAGCCAAGGGAGTGGTCGGCAAGTTCGTCGAGTTTTTCGGCCCCGGCTTGGCGGAGATGTCGCCGGCAGACCGTGCCACATTGGCCAACATGAGTCCGGAATATGGCGCGACGATGGGGTTCTTTCCGGTTGACGAGCAGACACTGTGGTATCTGGCCATGACGGGTCGACCGGTGGAGTTGATTGACCTGGTCGAGCGTTACTGCAAGGAACAGGGGCTGTTCAGGGGGCCGAACACACCCGATCCGGTTTATAGCGATACGCTTGAACTCGACATGAGCACGGTGGAACCGTGTCTGGCGGGTCCGCGGCGGCCCCAGGACCGGGTTCCGCTGAAGGTGATGAAGAAGCAATGGCGCAAAGACTTGACTGCGTCCTACAAGATCCCCGATGTCGCGACGGAGAAGGGCGTCGACACTGAGTGGAGCGGCTGGCGCTTCAAGCTCAACCACGGGGCGGTCGTGATCGCTTCAATTACCAGTTGCACCAACACGTCTAATCCGTCGGTGATGCTCGGGGCCGGTCTGCTGGCCAGGAGAGCGGTTGAGAAGGGACTGGCTTGCAAGCCGTGGGTCAAGACCAGCCTGGCGCCCGGCTCACGGGTGGTCACTGATTACCTGATCAAAGCCGGCCTGATGCCGTCACTGGAGAGACTCGGGTTCCACGTCGTGGGTTATGGCTGTACCACCTGCATCGGCAACAGCGGGCCGCTGCCGGAGCCAATCGCTGATGCGATAACTAAAGGCGATCTGGTGGTGGCTTCGGTTCTGAGCGGCAACCGCAATTTCGAGGGGCGGGTCAATCCGCTGACCAAGGCCAACTATCTGGCCAGCCCGTTGCTGGTGGTGGCGTATGCTCTGGCCGGAACGACGGACATCGATTTGACCTGCGAGCCGATCGGGAAGGGCTCCGACGGACGTGACGTGTATCTCAAGGACATCTGGCCGGGCGAGAAGGAGATCAGGGAGGCCGTCGAGCGATGCGTGAGCCCGGAGCAGTTCAGCCTCTGTTACGCCAGGGTGTTCGAAGGCGATGAGTTGTGGCGATCGGTGCCTTGCGGCGGGAGCGAGCTATACGATTGGGACGTCAACAGCACTTACATCCAAGAAGTGCCGTTCTTCACGGAGATGGCCACGGAAGCGGGGTCGGTTCAACCGATTACCGGTGCCCGCTGTCTGGTGATGGTGGGCGATTCGGTAACCACGGATCACATTTCTCCGGCCGGTTCCATCAAGCCGACAAGTCCAGCCGGGCTTTATTTGCAGTCGCTTGGGGTCAAACCGGCCGATTTCAACAGTTATGGTGCCCGGCGAGGGAATGACCGGGTGATGGTCCGCGGCACGTTCGCCAACATTCGCCTGCGGAACCTGCTGGCGCCCGGCACGGAAGGCTGCACAACCGTCTACCTGCCAACGGGCGAGCAGATGAGCATCTATGATGCGGCCTTGAAGTACAGAGAGACCGGGACGCCACTGATCGTTCTGGCCGGCAAGGAATACGGTACCGGCTCATCGCGGGACTGGGCGGCCAAGGGGCCGATGTTGCTGGGCATCCGGGCGGTGATCGCCGAGAGTTTCGAGCGGATTCACCGCAGCAACCTGGTGGGAATGGGCATCCTGCCACTGCAATACAAGCCGGGCCGAAACCGCGAATCACTCGGCCTGATGGGCACGGAGACGTTCGACATTCTTGGGCTGAGCAATGACCTTAAACCGCGACAGGATGTGAAGGTGGTTGCCCGCCGCAGCGACGGCGCGGTCGTAGAGTTCACGACCATTTGTCGGATCGACACGCCGCCGGAGATCGAATACTACCGCAACGGCGGGATCTTACAGACGGTGATTCGCAGGATGCTGCGGGGTTGA
- a CDS encoding ATP-binding protein, with protein sequence MSVVTPQITDREKELAAIIAAYNDVTDQLKRAHDKLGQEVRHLRRELARKNAELRRRERLAALGEMAAGVAHEIRNPLSGIRLYASLLCRDLRDRPAELRTVEKISKCVGALEEIVSDILHFGRPTTPNPAPVRLGIVVRQAVELAASRMREAAIAFEVDDEVDGFELVTDAALLQRALTNLLINAAEASAGLPAREPHVRVRADRNTTDRLAVRIEDNGPGIPPELMDRIFNPFFTTKHNGTGLGLAIVHQIAETLGGSVRAANRPEGGAVFTLLIPVRYEESPLPEEFAFGQPREEVL encoded by the coding sequence ATGAGTGTCGTAACGCCACAGATCACGGACCGCGAAAAAGAGCTGGCCGCCATCATCGCCGCCTACAACGACGTGACCGACCAGCTCAAGCGGGCGCACGACAAGCTCGGGCAGGAGGTGCGTCACCTGCGCCGGGAACTGGCCCGTAAGAACGCCGAGTTGCGCCGCCGTGAGCGGCTTGCCGCGCTCGGCGAGATGGCCGCCGGCGTTGCCCACGAAATCCGCAATCCTCTCAGCGGCATCCGCTTGTATGCCTCGCTGCTGTGCCGCGATCTCCGGGACCGGCCTGCGGAGCTGCGCACCGTCGAAAAGATCAGTAAGTGCGTCGGCGCCTTGGAGGAGATCGTTTCGGATATTCTCCATTTCGGCCGGCCGACGACCCCCAACCCCGCTCCGGTCAGACTCGGAATCGTGGTGCGGCAGGCCGTCGAACTGGCCGCCAGCCGGATGCGGGAGGCGGCAATAGCTTTCGAGGTGGACGACGAAGTCGACGGCTTTGAACTGGTCACCGACGCCGCATTGCTCCAGCGGGCCTTGACAAACCTCTTGATCAACGCCGCCGAGGCGTCGGCCGGCCTCCCCGCCCGAGAACCGCACGTCCGGGTGCGCGCGGATCGCAACACGACCGATCGTCTCGCCGTTCGAATCGAAGACAATGGCCCCGGCATCCCCCCGGAGCTCATGGATCGAATCTTCAATCCGTTTTTCACCACCAAGCACAACGGAACGGGCCTGGGACTGGCTATCGTGCATCAGATCGCCGAGACCCTGGGAGGCAGCGTCCGGGCCGCCAACCGGCCCGAAGGCGGAGCCGTGTTCACCCTCCTCATTCCAGTGCGATACGAGGAGTCGCCCCTCCCGGAAGAGTTCGCTTTCGGTCAACCCCGCGAGGAGGTTCTCTAA
- the fliE gene encoding flagellar hook-basal body complex protein FliE translates to MPDPLSIHGIGAGQPPGPLGRTLSTGAGRETGGPSFREVLLNSLEQVNRLQQEANEGVEKIMTGQTDNLAAVFSAVRKSEVAFSMLMEMRNKLIDAYREIQQMRV, encoded by the coding sequence ATGCCCGACCCACTCAGTATCCATGGAATTGGCGCGGGTCAACCGCCCGGCCCCCTTGGCAGGACGCTCTCAACCGGTGCGGGCCGCGAGACCGGCGGGCCCTCGTTCCGCGAGGTCCTGCTCAATAGCCTCGAACAAGTCAACCGCCTTCAGCAAGAGGCCAACGAGGGCGTCGAGAAAATCATGACCGGCCAGACCGACAACCTGGCCGCCGTGTTCAGTGCCGTGCGAAAGTCCGAGGTGGCTTTCAGCATGCTCATGGAGATGCGAAACAAGTTGATCGACGCATATCGCGAGATCCAGCAGATGCGCGTGTAA
- the flgB gene encoding flagellar basal body rod protein FlgB gives MLFHGAVNSGTVPVLEKVLAYTHARHRMLTENIANIDTPGYKARQLNVRAFQNALKEAIARRPSERGPLSLRGAREFREDASGCLVVTPTEEPAENVLFHDRTNMRIERQMAMLAENTLMHQIASDRLKGRFDQLMTAIRGTVA, from the coding sequence ATGCTCTTTCACGGTGCGGTCAATAGCGGGACAGTCCCGGTGCTTGAGAAGGTGCTGGCCTATACCCATGCCAGACACCGGATGTTGACCGAGAACATCGCCAACATCGACACCCCCGGGTACAAGGCCCGGCAGCTCAACGTGCGGGCCTTTCAGAACGCCCTGAAAGAGGCGATTGCCAGGCGGCCCAGTGAGCGAGGCCCCCTGAGCCTCCGAGGAGCCCGCGAGTTCCGGGAAGACGCCTCAGGTTGCCTGGTGGTGACTCCGACCGAGGAACCGGCGGAGAACGTCCTCTTTCATGACCGAACGAACATGAGGATCGAGAGGCAGATGGCGATGTTGGCCGAGAACACGCTCATGCACCAGATTGCCTCGGATCGGCTCAAGGGCCGGTTTGATCAACTCATGACCGCGATCCGGGGAACAGTGGCATGA
- a CDS encoding tetratricopeptide repeat protein gives MSEVIRHSSLAKQLATRWQVPLLIVSLALLAVGVWRLRPGPVPPTFEQLLSDVRALADSGLYPEASRYASELLAAPDRTAAERRRLYAELARIIFLHEQGNAVHGTGNCERIIINTNMSLGEGESFDGPTHRMRAMALEWLQKPAAALAEYQQAVEKGVPDAWEIRKRIIEIRRATQGMSAQELHDLFDQFMVGDGVSQELQFWAALQKVELFGREGNHAAAERFLSDHVARFRDSVFAGQFDYLQALSWYHLGRKDDAERLLRSVRNRLAASDPTYICAGWLLGRILQEQESPEFALSFYEDVLDKAPPGPYRTAAILGRAETLAALERFDESIESYSDAVQKTMDSPYGSLVNIQQIRESATGWYQNLLSRGRPAEAMLYLRQAARLVPPADTERQAGYAEWLADLAMKLGESLLVEEEASATAAGRVARAREYLQEAAREYLRLARLASLNEVRSSHAIWRAAEALDRAGDPRQAAEVLDRFVTDRPTNPRVPEALRRLGQMYQSVGDYDRAIARYQENMVKYSGTPAAVSSLVPLADCFIEKGDLEKAEQALLRLVGHKSEESLRSVMPEAREYREALFRLGDLYIRAGKYEEAIARFQEALDRYPNDPRSGRAMFMLAESHRISADRLYDDYGDPRNAPHKDRLRATYVERLNKARRLYDGLIERFRARDASTVGLLDRAYVKLSHFYRADVVHDLARVSDPSDLRPFVESLELYDRAAWLYQDDPLAMSAYIQMINCYIRLGKIDKARMTLQRARWALKGISDEAFTKYSPDEDREYWTAYLDWLEKTPTFSVVLAGTP, from the coding sequence ATGAGCGAAGTCATTCGGCACAGCAGCCTGGCGAAGCAGTTGGCGACGCGATGGCAGGTTCCGTTGCTGATCGTGTCGCTCGCGCTGTTGGCGGTCGGAGTCTGGCGCCTCCGTCCCGGACCGGTTCCTCCTACCTTCGAACAACTGCTGAGCGATGTGAGAGCTTTGGCCGACTCAGGCCTCTATCCCGAGGCCAGCCGGTATGCCTCTGAGCTGCTGGCTGCTCCCGACCGCACGGCCGCCGAGAGACGCCGGTTATACGCCGAGCTTGCCAGGATCATCTTTCTCCACGAACAGGGCAATGCCGTTCACGGTACGGGCAATTGCGAGCGGATCATCATCAATACAAACATGTCCCTCGGCGAGGGAGAATCGTTCGACGGACCGACGCATCGAATGCGCGCCATGGCCCTCGAGTGGCTCCAGAAGCCGGCCGCCGCCTTGGCCGAGTACCAGCAAGCAGTCGAGAAAGGCGTCCCCGACGCTTGGGAGATCCGCAAACGCATTATCGAGATCCGCCGAGCCACCCAGGGCATGAGCGCCCAGGAATTGCATGACCTGTTCGACCAGTTCATGGTCGGCGATGGAGTGAGTCAGGAACTTCAATTCTGGGCGGCGCTTCAAAAGGTCGAGCTCTTCGGACGCGAAGGAAACCACGCGGCTGCCGAGCGCTTCCTCTCGGACCATGTCGCTCGGTTCCGCGACTCGGTGTTTGCCGGTCAATTCGACTATCTTCAGGCCCTCTCATGGTATCACCTCGGCCGCAAGGATGACGCAGAGCGGCTGCTCCGCTCGGTTCGCAACCGCCTGGCCGCTTCCGATCCCACTTATATCTGCGCCGGCTGGTTGCTTGGCAGAATCCTCCAGGAACAGGAGTCGCCCGAGTTTGCGCTCTCGTTTTACGAAGACGTGCTCGACAAGGCTCCGCCGGGTCCGTATCGCACGGCGGCCATCCTCGGCCGCGCCGAAACGCTGGCTGCCCTCGAACGATTCGATGAGTCTATCGAATCGTATTCCGACGCGGTTCAGAAGACCATGGACAGCCCCTACGGATCGCTCGTCAATATCCAACAGATACGCGAATCGGCCACCGGCTGGTATCAGAACCTCCTGTCCCGCGGGCGCCCGGCCGAGGCCATGCTTTATCTCCGCCAGGCGGCCCGGCTCGTGCCCCCCGCGGATACCGAACGACAGGCCGGCTACGCGGAATGGCTGGCCGACCTGGCCATGAAACTCGGAGAATCTCTGCTGGTCGAGGAAGAGGCTTCCGCCACCGCCGCCGGCCGCGTCGCCAGGGCCCGCGAATACCTCCAAGAGGCTGCCCGCGAGTATCTCAGGCTTGCCCGACTCGCCTCGCTCAATGAGGTTCGGTCGTCCCATGCGATCTGGCGCGCCGCCGAGGCCCTCGACCGGGCCGGCGACCCTCGCCAGGCCGCGGAGGTCCTGGACCGCTTCGTCACCGACCGACCCACCAACCCACGGGTGCCGGAGGCCCTGCGGCGGCTTGGGCAGATGTACCAGTCCGTCGGCGACTACGACCGGGCTATTGCCCGATACCAGGAAAATATGGTCAAATACTCTGGAACGCCTGCCGCGGTCTCTTCACTCGTCCCCTTGGCGGATTGCTTCATCGAAAAGGGGGACCTCGAGAAAGCCGAGCAGGCCCTCTTGAGACTCGTGGGCCACAAGTCCGAGGAATCCCTCCGCTCGGTGATGCCCGAGGCCCGCGAGTATCGTGAGGCCCTGTTCCGCCTGGGCGATCTCTACATCCGCGCCGGAAAGTACGAGGAGGCTATCGCTCGCTTCCAGGAGGCCCTCGATCGCTACCCGAATGATCCCCGGAGCGGCCGGGCGATGTTCATGCTCGCCGAGTCCCATCGCATCAGCGCCGACCGGCTCTACGACGACTACGGCGATCCCAGAAACGCGCCGCACAAGGACCGCCTGCGGGCCACGTACGTCGAGCGGCTCAACAAGGCACGCCGGCTCTACGACGGCCTGATTGAGCGATTCCGCGCCCGCGATGCCTCGACGGTCGGCCTGCTCGACCGGGCCTACGTCAAACTGAGCCACTTCTACAGGGCCGATGTGGTTCACGATCTTGCCCGCGTCTCCGATCCGTCGGACCTGAGGCCCTTTGTCGAGTCCCTCGAATTGTATGACCGCGCGGCGTGGTTGTATCAGGACGATCCGTTGGCCATGTCCGCCTATATCCAGATGATCAACTGCTACATCCGGTTGGGAAAGATCGACAAGGCGAGAATGACGCTGCAACGGGCCCGCTGGGCGCTCAAGGGTATCTCAGATGAGGCGTTCACCAAGTACTCCCCGGATGAGGACCGCGAATACTGGACGGCATACCTCGACTGGCTTGAGAAAACGCCGACCTTTTCGGTCGTCCTCGCGGGGACTCCGTGA
- the flgC gene encoding flagellar basal body rod protein FlgC: MFGSLDVSTSALVAQRIRMDTIHGNIANAQATQRADGRPGPYKRRIAVFQTGDGAGRPGVHVSKIVEDPTVGQRVYEPEHPHAIKSGPYQGYVEYPNVDLPTEMVNAILATRAYEANITAMEATKNMISASLRILA, translated from the coding sequence ATGTTTGGCTCGCTCGATGTCAGCACGTCGGCGTTGGTCGCCCAGAGGATCCGAATGGATACGATCCACGGCAACATCGCCAACGCCCAGGCGACACAACGCGCCGACGGCCGGCCGGGCCCCTACAAGCGGCGAATCGCGGTTTTTCAGACCGGTGATGGCGCCGGCCGGCCTGGAGTGCATGTCAGCAAAATCGTCGAGGATCCGACGGTGGGACAGCGCGTCTATGAGCCCGAACACCCGCACGCGATCAAGTCCGGGCCGTACCAGGGCTACGTCGAGTATCCCAACGTCGATCTACCCACCGAGATGGTCAATGCGATTCTGGCCACTCGCGCGTATGAAGCCAACATCACCGCCATGGAGGCCACAAAAAACATGATATCCGCCAGCTTGCGGATTCTCGCATGA